GTGGTCGAAGTCGCCGTTGCAGATGCCGCGGAAGCCCTCGATGGTGTCCTTGATCGACACGGTCGATCCCTCGACACCGGTGAACTGCAGAGCGGTGTAGGTGTTCTGCGAGAGGAACTGCTCGATCCGGCGCGCACGGTGCACGGTGAGCTTGTCCTCCTCCGAGAGCTCGTCCACACCGAGGATCGCGATGATGTCCTGCAGCTCCTTGTTCTTCTGGAGGATCTGCTTGACCTCGGTCGCGACGTCGTAGTGGTCCTGGCCCACGTACAGCGGGTCGAGGATGCGCGAGGACGAGGCGAGCGGGTCCACGGCCGGGTACAGACCGCGCGAGGCGATGTCACGGCTGAGCTCGGTCGTCGCGTCGAGGTGCGCGAACGTCGTCGCGGGTGCCGGGTCGGTGTAGTCGTCGGCCGGCACGTAGATCGCCTGCATCGAGGTGATCGAGTTGCCGCGGGTCGAGGTGATGCGCTCCTGGAGCACACCCATCTCGTCGGCCAGGGTGGGCTGGTAGCCCACGGCGGACGGCATGCGGCCGAGCAGCGTGGAGACCTCGGAGCCGGCCTGGGTGAAGCGGAAGATGTTGTCGATGAAGAGCAGCACGTCCTGGTTCTGCACGTCGCGGAAGTACTCCGCCATCGTCAGACCGGTGAGCGCCACGCGCAGGCGGGTGCCCGGCGGCTCGTCCATCTGGCCGAACACGAGCGCGGTCTTGTCGAGCACGCCCGACTCGTCCATCTCGAAGATCAGGTCGTTGCCCTCACGGGTGCGCTCGCCGACACCGGCGAACACCGACACACCGCCGTGGTCCTGGGCCACACGGGTGATCATCTCCTGGATGAGCACGGTCTTGCCCACGCCCGCGCCGCCGAACAGGCCGATCTTTCCGCCGAGGACGTACGGGGTGAGGAGGTCGATGACCTTGATGCCGGTCTCGAACATCTGGGTCTTCGACTCGAGCTGGTCGAAGTTCGGCGCGCTGCGGTGGATCGGCCAGCGCTCGGTGATCTCGTAGGGCTCATCGATCATCGAGCCGTTGAGCACGTCACCGGTGACGTTGAAGACCTTGCCCTTGGTGACGTCGCCCACGGGAACGGTGATCGGCGACCCGGAGTCGACGACCTCCTGGCCGCGCACGAGGCCGTCGGTGGGCTGGAGGGAGATCGCGCGGACGATGCCGTTGCCGAGCTGGAGCTCGACCTCGAGCGTCACCTTGCGGGTGCCCTCGGACAGCGTGACCTCGGTGGTCAGCGCGTTGTAGATGGCCGGCACGGAGTCGAGCGGGAACTCGACGTCCACGACGGGGCCGATGACGCGGGAGATCCGGCCAACGGTCCCCTGGGCCTGGGGGGTTTCCGTAACTGTGGCAGTCATGGTCTTCTTTCTTCTCTGCTCTCGTAGGTGACCGGTCACTCGCCGCCGGAGGCCGCGAGGGCGTCGGCACCGCCGACGATCTCAGTGAGTTCCTGAGTGATCTCGGCCTGGCGGGCCGTGTTGGCCAGCCGGGTGTAGGTCTTGATGAGTTCGTCGGCGTTGTCCACGGCGGTGTTCATCGCCTGCTGGCGCGCCGCCTGCTCCGCCGCCGAGGCGTTGAGCAGCGCGGCGAGGATCCGCGAGTCGATGTAGCGCGGGAGGAGGGCGTCGAGCACTTCCTCCGCGCTCGGCTCGAACTCGTAGAGCGGGAACACCTGATCCTGCTCGAAGCTCGGCGCGGTGAGCTCGGTGTCCGCCTGCGGAACGCTCGAGTCGTCCTCCGCCTCGACGACCTCGAGCGGGATGAGGCGCCGGTACTCCGGCTCCCGGGCGATGCTCGAGATGAAGCGGGTGTAGACGAGGAAGATCTCGTCGACGCCGCCGTCCTCGACATCGGTGAGGAACGAGGACACCAGGGTCTCGCCGATCTCCCGCGCGTGCGCGGCCTCCGGGGACTCGGAGAACCTGGTCCACGCCTGCGCGAGCTCGCGCTCGCGGAACGTGTAGTAGGTCTCCGCCTTCCGACCCACCGTGTAGAGGGCGACCTGCTTGCCCTCGTCGGT
This Brevibacterium ihuae DNA region includes the following protein-coding sequences:
- the atpD gene encoding F0F1 ATP synthase subunit beta produces the protein MTATVTETPQAQGTVGRISRVIGPVVDVEFPLDSVPAIYNALTTEVTLSEGTRKVTLEVELQLGNGIVRAISLQPTDGLVRGQEVVDSGSPITVPVGDVTKGKVFNVTGDVLNGSMIDEPYEITERWPIHRSAPNFDQLESKTQMFETGIKVIDLLTPYVLGGKIGLFGGAGVGKTVLIQEMITRVAQDHGGVSVFAGVGERTREGNDLIFEMDESGVLDKTALVFGQMDEPPGTRLRVALTGLTMAEYFRDVQNQDVLLFIDNIFRFTQAGSEVSTLLGRMPSAVGYQPTLADEMGVLQERITSTRGNSITSMQAIYVPADDYTDPAPATTFAHLDATTELSRDIASRGLYPAVDPLASSSRILDPLYVGQDHYDVATEVKQILQKNKELQDIIAILGVDELSEEDKLTVHRARRIEQFLSQNTYTALQFTGVEGSTVSIKDTIEGFRGICNGDFDHIPEQAFFNVGAIDDVLRNYDELQKKG
- a CDS encoding F0F1 ATP synthase subunit gamma, with product MGAQQRVFKAKINSTKSLRKIFKAMELIAASRIQKAIGRVQAASPYANALTRAVSAVATQSNVDHTLTTEPVDAKRAAVLVIGPDRGFAGAYSANVIREAEELIRMLTDEGKQVALYTVGRKAETYYTFRERELAQAWTRFSESPEAAHAREIGETLVSSFLTDVEDGGVDEIFLVYTRFISSIAREPEYRRLIPLEVVEAEDDSSVPQADTELTAPSFEQDQVFPLYEFEPSAEEVLDALLPRYIDSRILAALLNASAAEQAARQQAMNTAVDNADELIKTYTRLANTARQAEITQELTEIVGGADALAASGGE